One part of the Humulus lupulus chromosome 9, drHumLupu1.1, whole genome shotgun sequence genome encodes these proteins:
- the LOC133802298 gene encoding uncharacterized protein At2g34460, chloroplastic gives MATRLPHFVCTVQFPFLLRTKPSSSASTRPFTVFTSIKMEGNEITVEEATGSNISRKKKIFVAGATGSTGKRIVEQLLAKGFSVKAGVRDLEKAKTTLFKDNPDLQIVKADVTEGSEKLAEVIDEDSDAVICATGFRPGWDLFAPWKVDNFGTVNLVEACRKRNINRFILISSILVNGAAMGQILNPAYIFLNVFGLTLIAKLQAEQFIRKSGINYTIIRPGGLKNDPPTGNVVMEPEDTLSSGNISRDQVAEVAVEALIHPEANYKVVEIVARADAPKRSYEDLFGSIKQR, from the exons ATGGCCACTCGTTTACCTCACTTCGTATGCACTGTTCAATTCCCTTTTCTTCTCAGAACCAAACCTTCTTCCTCTGCTTCAACCAGGCCCTTTACAGTCTTCACTTCCATTAAG ATGGAAGGGAATGAGATAACGGTGGAAGAAGCTACCGGTTCCAATATCAGCAGAAAGAAGAAAATTTTCGTGGCTGGGGCTACTGGAAGTACTGGTAAACGAATTGTTGAGCAGCTTTTGGCTAAAGGGTTTTCGGTGAAAGCTGGGGTTAGAGACTTGGAGAAGGCTAAAACAACGCTTTTCAAGGACAACCCAGATCTTCAAATT GTTAAAGCTGATGTAACAGAGGGTTCTGAGAAGCTTGCAGAAGTGATAGATGAAGATTCAGATGCTGTAATTTGCGCCACAGGGTTTCGGCCGGGCTGGGATTTGTTTGCTCCATGGAAG GTGGATAATTTTGGCACAGTCAATCTTGTTGAAGCTTGCCGTAAACGAAATATAAACAGATTTATTCTCATCAGCTCCATTTTAGTCAATGGAGCTGCAATGGGCCAGATACTTAATCCTGCTTACATATTTCTAAACGTCTTTGGACTCACCTTGATAGCCAAGCTTCAGGCAGAGCAATTTATCAGGAAATCTGGAATAAACTACACAATAATAAGGCCAGGCGGGTTGAAAAATGACCCTCCAACTGGAAATGTAGTGATGGAGCCAGAG GACACTCTTTCTTCGGGCAACATATCGAGAGATCAGGTTGCAGAAGTCGCTGTTGAGGCACTAATACATCCCGAAGCAAACTACAAAGTCGTGGAGATTGTTGCACGTGCTGACGCTCCCAAGCGTTCTTATGAGGATCTTTTCGGTTCCATTAAGCAGCGGTAA
- the LOC133799397 gene encoding uncharacterized protein LOC133799397, with translation MNHCHPSPAAGRQRISAPRLREIEVLIISAQGLKNVKHVTKMRSYAEVYVERDIHVARTHVDEKGETDPTWNEVVKVKFREGLPESDVLAALNVDIYAHGHVMREKPVGSARVLLCDVLKGGDAAEPADNPVQVMTVQVWRPSGRPHGLLNLWVPPTGRFLIMKESLSFSVKAEEEEEVAVAVVGGEEVVTNGEEECRPTRAC, from the coding sequence ATGAATCACTGTCATCCATCTCCGGCGGCCGGCCGGCAAAGAATATCGGCGCCAAGGCTGAGAGAGATAGAGGTGCTCATAATCTCAGCCCAAGGTCTAAAGAACGTGAAGCACGTGACCAAAATGAGGTCGTACGCGGAGGTCTACGTGGAGAGAGACATCCACGTGGCGAGAACCCACGTGGACGAGAAGGGCGAGACGGACCCCACGTGGAACGAGGTCGTGAAGGTGAAGTTCCGGGAAGGCTTGCCGGAGAGCGACGTGTTAGCGGCGCTGAACGTGGACATATACGCGCACGGTCACGTGATGAGGGAGAAGCCCGTTGGGAGCGCTAGGGTTCTTCTCTGCGACGTGCTGAAGGGTGGCGACGCCGCCGAACCGGCGGACAACCCGGTTCAGGTGATGACGGTTCAGGTGTGGAGGCCCTCCGGTCGGCCTCATGGGTTGCTGAACCTGTGGGTTCCGCCGACTGGGAGGTTCTTGATAATGAAGGAGTCTTTGTCTTTTAGTGTGAAggcggaggaggaggaggaggtggcagTGGCGGTGGTCGGAGGAGAGGAGGTAGTGACAAATGGTGAGGAAGAGTGTAGACCAACACGTGCATGTTAG
- the LOC133800670 gene encoding uncharacterized protein At4g18257-like: MAEEEQKNNTKKRFIVESLGWLTESSIMPRKHRAIAGVGASSIVDLKAQLYQSQEEAKKARDLSGSDADCYRAKKKISSHDPLSAKNSGVDARALKDKLELKAVKDGSASYAALERKAELYEKLMKGELSDEEDKEKYSVNFFAKRLEDDESQKTQQPDSSDAVPPENEDGDNDGSLLFNMKPVGLGRAASTMDNNEHKRFVREVHQEANQAREKASELKSRREEQAVARREKLKQAYLRKQLEKKLKAASSTEKT; the protein is encoded by the exons ATGGCGGAGGAAGAGCAGAAGAACAACACCAAGAAGAGATTCATTGTCGAATCCCTCGGATGGCTTACGGAATCTTCAATTATGCCGAGAAAACACCGCGCCATCGCCGGCGTCGGAGCTTCCTCCATCGTCGACCTCAAAGCCCAGCTCTACCAGTCCCAAGAGGAAGCCAAGAAGGCCAGGGACCTATCCGGCTCCGATGCCGATTGCTACCGTGCTAAAAAGAAGATCTCTTCTCATGACCCTTTGTCCGCCAAGAACTCTGGCGTTGATGCCCGTGCTTTAAA GGACAAGCTTGAGCTGAAGGCAGTTAAGGATGGATCAGCTAGCTATGCTGCATTAGAGAGGAAGGCTGAATTATATGAGAAGCTAATGAAGGGGGAATTGTCCGATGAGGAAGATAAGGAGAAGTATTCTGTGAATTTTTTTGCCAAGAGGCTTGAGGATGATGAGTCACAGAAGACTCAACAGCCTGATTCTTCTGATGCAGTACCACCAGAAAATGAAGATGGTGACAATGATGGTTCTTTACTGTTTAACATGAAACCTGTGGGACTCGGCCGAGCAGCCTCAACAATGGACAATAATGAGCACAAGCGTTTTGTAAG GGAAGTACATCAAGAAGCAAATCAAGCAAGAGAGAAGGCATCTGAGCTCAAATCAAGAAGAGAAGAACAGGCGGTTGCCCGTCGCGAAAAACTAAAACAGGCCTATCTGCGAAAACAATTAGAGAAGAAACTGAAAGCTGCATCAAGTACTGAGAAAACATGA
- the LOC133800937 gene encoding uncharacterized protein LOC133800937, translating to MFKKFSSEDVSAQNQVKASVQRRIRQSIAEEYPGLEPVLDDLLPKKSPLIVTKCQNHLNLVVVNNVPLFFNIRDGPYMPTLRLLHQYPNIMKKLQVDRGAIKFVLAGANIMCPGLTSPGGFLDEEVGAETPVAIMAEGKQHALAIGFTKMSAKNIKAVNKGIGVDNMHYLNDGLWKMEHLS from the exons ATGTTCAAAAA ATTTTCCTCTGAAGATGTCTCTGCACAAAACCAGGTCAAGGCATCTGTACAACGCAGAATTCGGCAAAGTATTGCAGAAGAG TATCCTGGACTTGAACCTGTGTTGGATGATTTGCTTCCCAAGAAATCTCCTCTGATTGTTACTAAATG TCAAAACCATCTAAATTTGGTTGTGGTAAACAATGTGCCACTGTTTTTTAACATTCGTGATGGCCCTTATATGCCTACCCTAAGACTTCTGCATCAAT ATCCAAATATAATGAAAAAATTACAAGTAGATAGGGGTGCAATAAAATTTGTTCTAGCTGGTGCAAACATTATGTGTCCCGGTCTTACATCTCCTGGGGGTTTTCTGGATGAAGAAGTGGGTGCAGAAACTCCTGTG GCCATAATGGCTGAAGGAAAGCAGCATGCTCTTGCAATTGGTTTTACAAAAATGTCAGCAAAGAATAT AAAGGCAGTCAACAAGGGTATTGGGGTGGACAACATGCATTATCTTAACGATGGTCTTTGGAAG ATGGAACACTTATCTTAG